tattttcttgtatgtAATATGCTTATAATTCGATTATAAATATCTAGATTTCATTTAGTAACGTAATATAGACTtcaaacatcaggacaagtgcACTATAGGATCTATATCACTAcctgaacatagagttgtttacatctgagtggttagtaaatgacgaaaaatgacattaaaggttCGAAGTTGTAGTACCCcgctccatagaaaaaaaatctccaaagTAATGAATGGTACATCAACCCTTCTTTAAAAGAGAaacgaaaaagaagaaggaaaaaacaaatctaCTGACCTAGccgggcccccttcacagccggGGGCCGAGTACACCAGACCCACGCACCCTATCCCTCTCCTCAACTCCCTTCTTCTAAGGTCCCCGGGCAGGAAACGAACAACGCAAACCTCTCTTGTCTGTAAATCTTCGCCTCGTCACTGGCAGAGGGAAAAGTTCTGTACATGTCCTGATGTCCACTGAAATCTTTTCTTCAACAAATTACACGGGCAGGTAGATCAATCATGGTATCTACCTCATCTATTCAGACAGAGAAGGCGCCTGCATGAGAATAATGAAGAGGTTGTTCAAGTCGAGCAGTGTTATGCGATAAGAGACAAAATTGTAATGATCTATTATATCAGAAATCATATACAAACCAGATACAGTAAGTATGTTTATCTATATGGCTATTCGTGGTGTTACAATCGAATATATCTTCAGAAAGGCAGAGAAAGCAGGTTATCATTTTATCTAAGTTATTCGTGTTTGTTACAATCGATGATACCTTTCAGAAAGGCAGAGAAAGCAGGTTATCATTTTAAATAAGTTGTTCTATATTTGTAGCAATTTCGATGGTGGTGAAATGTACAGAGCGTTGTCGATGGTGACAGAGACAACTTGTGTATAACTATAAACATTTCATCATCTTTGTTCAGAGGAGAAAAATGTGATGAACTTTGATAtaagttcaaaaaaaaaaaaaaaaaaaaaagcaaaatcttaCGGGTTAGGGACatactaaacagaaaaaagacaataaagtccagaagaagaagaagaacaacaataataatattaattaatattattaataacacTTCTCCTCGTATCCGACGAGCTCAGCTTTAtatgtagaataaaaaaaacaaaaaaacgaaaaacaacaacaacaaaccaaaacaaaacaaaaaaaacaaacaaatatagtAGCAAATGTACAACAGCAAAAGTCGGGGAGCGAAGCTGAGAAAAGGACTGGATGAATTCGCGAAAGAAGTGTATGTGTAGGTCTATATAAGTCTTCAAGGTTACCTTTGAAAGCCTCGAAGGTACATTACTGCTGCACATGTAAGTGAGAATTCAGTTAGATACtggaaatatttgtaatattttgcaataattatatcgCGAGGGAAAAATCTGTTGTGGGCCAATGATTATAAGATGTTGCACAAACCGTTTGAGAGATGGCTTGTATGACGTCACCAACGTTCTCCACCACAGCCTAATATTTGCAAATAAGCATCCGACATGTTCCCTACATATGTGAGCCTGCTCGTGCTCCACTTCCGAAAGGCGTCTACACCTGTCGAAACCTGAACGAGCACTGCACATCAAAGAAAGGAATAACTCTTCCAAATCTTCAGTCCTAGGGTTTCCCGATGACATTTGTCACGAACCTGATCGCAGTGCTCATGTAAAAATTGAAGCCTGCGCGCTCTTCTCAGGACAGTTACCCGAACGCACGAGAAGCGTCTGGCACCAAGCAGCAGCGTAGCTGAAGAGGATGGTTAGGAAGGCACTGCATCAGTTATCTGCAAGACGTATACAATGACTTGTATTCTCGATCCTGTCCTCGGTCCATCAAATACGTTATTATAGTGCTGAGAAGTGAAATGCATGAAATTGCGAGTCTTCACGTGAAAGTACACTACATTCAACATCCGTGAGAGGTGAGATTGGGGTTTGCATAAATTCGTGTTTAATGGTTAATTATATGAATGAATActtggcagagagagagagagggagggagaaaagacTGCCACAGCCAGGTGCGCactgtagtatttttttttttttttcagtttgcagAAACATTCAATTAACGGAACTTGAAGGTTGCTACAACTGTACTGTAAAGCCTGcaaaaagattttcttctttttctcccatGTGCTGCAGAGATTGTACAAGGCCTGTGAGATGAAAAGAAGTGACATGGACTTTAGCAAACTTCAGAAGACAGCCTAATTCACAGACAAGAATGGTTGCCGAAGAGCCAATATCCAGAATCGAGACCTTGGTGATCGTTAGACCGCTGAAGGTAAGGGATACATCGTGCAGTTTTAGTCCTAACTACTTCAAATTTCACGTTAACTCAAACCCCAGGAGCTGTTTGGGTCTCCATTTCGTACTAACTCCGACTTTTCGGGGGTTGTTGTCATTGTgtgcatgttgtttgttttcatcacaTGCCGCACATACGACACAGTTTTGACTCCCAACGCCCAAGACAGTGTCGCGGGGAAATTCGTGGAATTGTCAAATTATATAAGCTCTTCCATCATTCATTCTTCCCCCTCTCTCACCCCTTTCCAAATCATCAACATTTCTCGGAAACCCTTCAAACAAAGCTTTCATGTTTGTGAGAACGCAGTGTTTTGAAGTTCGTTATGAATTGTCGAAAAtgtcgggaagaaagttggtgCACACAGACTTGTTGGTAAAGTACACAAGAAGACTCAGAGTGATGTGTAATGGTCGGAATTCTAGAAGCTGTATGCCCTTCTCCAGATTCCTAGGGTTGGCGGGGTACGCAACACTGGTAAATGCCACTTGTCTGCTTTATGGCCAGAGCATTGGCATTATATGTATACGTATATATCCTCGGAGATGATTCTCGATGTGCACTGCATGACAGGAGCAGATCCTCACACTGCTTTAGAATATGTAACACTTCAGTGTATTGTGTAAATcctcataaaatgtttttatacaaCACCGTGCCACAggatttatatctatatatacaatGTATTATATGACTAAATACAAAACTATACGATACACTGATCTGCAATACAGTGAAATAATATACGATGTGTCTACAATACAATGTGACGTGATGTAATAAATCAGATTTTGAAGACCTTCATGccaatatatttttagtttatttcgccttttcttctgctttatgACAAGTATATTTGTTCCTATCCTTCGTGTTTTTGTTGTCCTGACAGTTTTGACGGATTCGCgcacatttttcttctgttgatCGGCCTGATTTTCTCTGACATCCTCTTGTCATTCTTAGTTTGTCGGTATTCCTGTTAGCACTACACATCTTTGTGTATCTAATGTGCTTTGTCTCGACAGGCCGTAGCTTTAGTGTTGGCGGCACTAGCGCTGTTGCTGATGTCGCTGTCGCTGGCAGCAACCTCGTGGCTAGAAGCAAACAGTGCATTCGAAGGACTTTGGGAGAAATGTCACTACCACGATCATGACCCAGATAGGGTCAACTGTGACTTTACTCGGTCAAGAGGTTTGTATCCCTTTTGTTCTAACCATGAACCGGTTGCATGATGGTTGACATACTGTGAGTGTATATGCCAAAGGCAACTATAACCAAAGTGCTCGCAGTTATTTAGTGACGTTATGTTTGTACACAACTACACCCAATTAACGTATGGTCTCGGCTCTCCTATTGGCTAAACTCTTAAAGCCGTCACCACGTAAGCATACCCGTGTACATTTGTGGACACTTTCTGTATAAGGGAATTTCGCAGTCGTTTATCTCGGGAACGGAAGGTTCATCAAGATTCAGGGAAGTAGTATCTtgcacattaaataaaaataccacgCAAGTGACGCCACGAGCTCTGAAACCCAAAATTCACTATCACAGGCTGGCTGCACGCATGTCGAGGACTGTGTATCATGGCCAATGGTTCTCTGTCTTACTGGCATCATCGTCACTTCCGCTGGGCTTCGCAGCGTGAACGCGCAGCGGAGGCCTCGTTGCTACATGGCCGCCATGGTCATCTGGTTCGTTTCTGGTATGGACTTGGGAAACCTTTTTGTACGATCTCCAGATAACAAAACAATATTCCTCCAGAAAATGAGGATTTCAAAATGTGTATGTTTACACAGATCTTGAAGACAACGATCGCTGGtgtgataaaacaaaataatttcataaagaTCCCTACATCGTAGACtagtttttacaattttattttcttgcaaggACCTTTATTGTCTAATACGATGTACTGCAAATTTTCATATGAAAATATCGATAAACATTTGCCTAACGTATTCGACAATGGATCTGGCAAAGAAGGCCTGTCGGGGGTCGTGGCGAAGGGgatgtaaaaattaaatttcttagTGTAACAGGACACGCTAATTTGATGTCTTTCGTAGTCACTTGTTCTCTTCTGTCAACAGTGGGAATAGAGCTGATGTCGCTTCTAGCGTTTCCCATCAAGTTCCTCGAAGAGATTTCGGAGCAAGCTGAAGTGCATTGGCACTTTGGATGGGGCTACTGGGTGGGCTGGGCCTCCGCCATCTTCATCTTCGTCTCGGGACTTCTGCTTGTCATTGACAAGGACGCCGAGGAACTTGTCTACCGCGAGATCACGagcaaaaagaaacaacttgGATCTAACGAGGAAACCGAAGCTGTGTAAGCACGGGATTTTTAGTGAGCTTGAGCCACCGTGTTCTGGTACAGCTCAGCCCGAAATCCAAACCATTTGTCGGCAGTCAAGGGACAGTAGACCACCGAGAAAATCGTCTATCgcgagttatttccctttcgTCACATACTGGTTGCGGACtctgatgacaaaaaaaaaaaaaaagggcgtGCATATATAATCATAATTGACTTGAATGTAAACGGACAACTAGTGTTGTGGATAGAAAGAACACCATTATAGCGGGCAACGGCAGAGCTATGACATCTAGTCACAGCAGCTTGTTGTCAGACTGCTGCAAGCAACGATCAgcctccccccccctccttgAGAAGACCAGAAGCGGTCTTAGCCTAAATGGTGGCAGGTTCCCCCCTCCCAGCTTGCAAGAGTACAAGTCCTTCCTCCCCCAATGACACCTCATTCTCTCTGTTTGAATTAAAGTTACTGAATGTTGTCAGATTATTGCCAGATAATTTTAATAACTCATTGGGGTTGGCAAGTTTTGCTGAAAGCTGGACAGAGCAGATCTGTTAATGCAAAACACTGCCCTGGCACTCTATTTTCCCCCTCATTTCCGTTATAAACCTCATAGATAAAAATCTCAGATATGAGCTGCATCTTACCTCCCGTTCCCTCTGAATCATCAACTATACCTTTGTTAACTGTTGTTTGAACGACTCTCAACTGCAGCCCATTCACACTCACGTGGATCTACCCACCCACTTATATTCAATTAACGTTGAGTCTGAAAAGTCAATCTGAATGAGAGTATTTTACGTGTGCCAGACGTGCAACCACTGTGCTATTAAAGTGCACACAGATAACAGCCTTCACTGGTTACATTGCCCATTGTTTTTGACAAAGGGTGGCAAAATAACACTTGGTACTGTAtttcccaaaataaaaaaaaataggaagaatATTTTGTCCATAAAGATTCTAATGATAGAGATTTATGTTGctgtagaaaaataattaagaggACAGTGTTGTATTCCAGTGAGGTTGAGTATATGAGAAGGAATAGACGAAGATGATTTATATTGAGTAAGGAAAAGCAAAAAGGGGAAGAGAAATGGCAGAAGAGCAGAATAAGAAAGACTCATGCACCAAccaaagaacatattttttttttggtagtttaATTAACACAATTGTTCCATCTATTAAGTGTAGTCCTTTGTCACTGCCCACTGacacaacagcagcaagcaTTACACACTAAATATCCCAGGTGTGGTGGATTAATATACAACAGGTGAAAAACGCTGGCCATTCACATGCACCAAGTCATCCAATCATTCACTACTGGCATCCCAAGAACCAACTAAAAAAGACTGTCCTGGTAGCACACAGCACTGTCTTTATGTACAAAACAACGGCAAAGCATAAAATGGACCACAAACATAAAGGTATTTCCCGTTGTAGGAGATTAGAAGATATGATTAAGGTAAAAGATGGTACTATCAGGCTATGGGCATGTGTACATCAGGCATGACAGGAAATACGGTACTGAGTATGGCAAAaggtaagaaaacaattttcaaaagaatttaaCAGAacttcgtttttttaaaaataaaacttgataATAAAGCACGTatcacatacatacatgtgtagacacacacattcatttataCTGATTTGCGTACTATTTACATCAAAAGAGTAGAgcagaaaatcttttaaattgTGTCCATACAGAAATGTCTGGTCTTTGCAACAGCTGATAAGAAAAATGCAGTACCCATTAAGTTCTACTCCCCCTACCCTGCCAAATAAAGCCAAGGGTAGAATATTTATGGAAGAAAGGCAACTGGCTTTCACATAATGCAATGCTTTTGTTgtataaatattagaaaatgaACTATTAGTTGAAAACTGCTTACAGAAACAAACATGATGATGCaattagaataaaaacaaacaaaactgcaggaTTTTAACATTCATCCTGGTCATTGACTATACCACCACACAAGCTGCATACATAGACTGCATCTCATCACGTAACTTATTAAACACCATACAGTATAACCACAGTTTCTTTAAACCAGAATCTTTCAAACCACTCAGCACTAACCCAAAACCTCTACACCCCTCCCccccaacaaaaataaagcaatggtgtgtttgtgagtgatCATAAACTCCTAATctgaaagttttcttctttatcaaaGCAGGTGTACACAGGTAGACATGAGTGACAAAAtcaaatttgtgatttttttaaaattttggatgtgataaaaaaaaaaaaaacccaaaacaaaaccaaaacaatattaCAGAATTAAAACAGGTTATCATCTTCATGTACCAACCCCCCCCCACcccttttgcaaaaaaaaaaaaaaacctgacgaAAAATTACATCTAAACATGGaagcatacacatatacacatattctcactctctttctgaGCCTAATGcaacaaatgttttttaacgGATCAACTGATGCCACTGATGTCAGCTAGTGACTACACATATCTGATCATCATCAAGCAGAACCCTCAAAGGAAAGAGTTTTTATGTTAGCCGTAGGTTTATTATGTGGAAAGTGGTCTACAAATATTCATCGAAATAATAAACACATCATCTGataaaacaaagtaacaaaatatatcaataaatcAGGAAGTCTGTATTGCACAAAAGTGAACATGGCCAACACAAGCAATACTGCATCAAAACATAAATGACTACATCAGCTTGGCAAAAGATAAACTTTACAGTGCTGCTttacacatgtttacagtctaATATAAGTTGCAGTGCTGTTcaagtgtgtatatgtatacttAGATATTATGTACACTACAGATTACACTGTGCTACTCTACATCAGCACAATGTACGACAATCAGATATTACAcgcaaaaaagagaaataaaagacaaaatccATCTACACCATAAGAACATGCCTTGTGGACAGAACAATGTGAAGGTGTGGGATTTAtgaatgaacataaaaaaaaaaattctggttgTATCTTCATAGGTCAAACCATTCTCTTTGTTCCCATATTGCcaccaaaagcagaaaaaattcCTACAGTCACTTTACAATCTTCTTCTCACCAGTTTGTATCCTTCAAAATCTGTTTATGCAGAGACCAAGAAACAGTCACTGCGGTAAGATTAAGGAAGTCTATCATCAACTTCTGTAAAAACTTAGTCTCTCACTTTTGTATATGGTATTCTGTTTATAACATCAATGTGCTGGCTGGGGGGTGTGTGAGTGGGAGAAAGTGTATCTGAACACAAGAGAAAAGCAAGAGAGGTGTAGGGAAATGAGAggtgtatgtgagagaaagaaaagggaaagtaGACCTTTGAAATGGCAGCAtataaacaaccaaacaaaaaagcaactaCTAAGAGAACATATAGGCAATTAATGCATGTCAGACGATTTTCAACAATTATGCAGGCAATATCCCAGGCACTTTACTGAGCTTGCTACTTTGCATAAGCACCACGCACAACCTCATATCATGAGCACGCAGCCTGTGGATAACTGTTTAAAAGTGTTGTACACCAGAGCAATAGCAAAAGATAAAGATGCATATAATTAAAATCAATATGAGATTATTAGATAAGGTTGACcctgaaacatttaaaagtgtGCTGTTAAGTGTATAGCCAAAACAGTTAAATTGAGTAAGATGAAATCTGCACAGAAATAGATCTGAATATAGAGATATAGTAAGGAGCTCAAGTACTGGTGAAAGTTTAGTCTTTGAAAAGGAACATATCCAACGAGAtatgacaaaatgacaaaatgtttgGAGATATTTTGCATCATCTAATAGCTAAGTTGTACTGTACACAGATGAACTTTAAACAGGTCAAACAAATGAAGCTTTTAGCATAAAATGGCATAGCCATTATAAGTTAGAGTTGGGTACACAGGTGACATGCCTTTATTTGCCTGCATGTGCAACAAAGTAATGAATGTAAGTCAACTGAAGCAGACACTCTCCACATGCTATGCATGTCAGTGTTTAGACTACAGGTTTTTGCCTTAAACCAGTAAGATCAATAACATATTAAATGAttctaaaatatgtttaaaggGGTTGTATACTTTAACATCTTGTTTAATGGTTTTTGTTAAATGATGCTTATGTTATAATTTTGTCCACACACTTCAAATCAGTTTAACTGCACACATATGCCTAATACAATGAAATGCGTTTAAACACTGAAAACTTGGTtgtgaatgtatttttaatagctgaaaaaaatatattgagcagctggacttCTTTGGGAATGCTATGCTTGCCGTTTGTGCTtgtaaaatattagaaaatagCCTAAAATTGTGTATAACA
The Pomacea canaliculata isolate SZHN2017 linkage group LG2, ASM307304v1, whole genome shotgun sequence genome window above contains:
- the LOC112556321 gene encoding uncharacterized protein LOC112556321; amino-acid sequence: MVAEEPISRIETLVIVRPLKAVALVLAALALLLMSLSLAATSWLEANSAFEGLWEKCHYHDHDPDRVNCDFTRSRGWLHACRGLCIMANGSLSYWHHRHFRWASQRERAAEASLLHGRHGHLVRFCGNRADVASSVSHQVPRRDFGAS